The following is a genomic window from Bordetella sp. H567.
GCGGCTGGCGGCCGGCCAGGAGGCCGACGAGCAGACCGTGCAGCTGGTGCGGCAGGAGCTGGGCCTGGACTTGCCGCTGCCGCAGCAGTTCGTGCGCTATTTCACCCACATGCTGCATGGCGACCTGGGCGTATCGCTGCGCAGCAAGCGTCCCGTCAGCACGGAAATCACCGACCGCTTCATGCCGACGCTGCTGCTGACTCTGACCAGCATGGTCTGGTCGGTGCTGTTCGGCATGATCATCGGCGTGGCGTCGGCCGTGTGGCGTAACCGCTGGCCCGACCGGCTGGGCATGACGCTGGCCGTATCCGGCATCTCCTTCCCGGCCTTCGCGCTGGGCATGATGTTGATGCAGGTGTTCTCGGTCGAACTGGGCTGGCTGCCGACCATCGGCGCGGCCAGCTGGAAACACTACATCCTGCCGTCCATCACGCTGGGCGCCGCCGTGGCGGCCGTCATGGCACGCTTCACGCGCGCCTCCTTCGTCGAGGTCATACAGGAAGATTTCGTGCGTACCGCGCGCGCCAAGGGCCTGGCCGAATCCGTGGTCGTGGCCAAGCACACGCTGCGCAACGCCCTGATCCCGGTCGTGACGATGATGGGCCTGCAGTTCGGCTTCCTGCTGGGCGGCTCCATCGTGGTGGAGACCGTATTCAGCTGGCCCGGGCTGGGCGCGCTGCTGGTCGATGCCGTCACGCAGCGCGACTACCCGGTCATCCAGGGCCTGGTGCTGCTGTTCTCCCTGGAATTCATTCTGATCAACCTGGTGGTGGACGTGCTGTACGGCGTGATCAACCCCAGCATCCGGTACAAGTGAGGCGGCCATGACGCAACTCGACAATACTGCCGCCGCGAGCGCCGCTACCGCGACCGTGCCTGCCGCGGCCGAAGCGGTGCGTACGCCCTTCAGCGAATTCTGGCGCAAGTTCAAGAAGCAGCACCTGGCGCTGGCGGCCGGCATCTTCGTGCTGCTGCTGATCCTGGTCGCCGCGTTCGCGCCGTGGATCGTGCCCTTCGACGCCGAGAACTATTTCGATTACGACAATCTGAACGCCGGCCCGTCGCTGATGCACTGGCTGGGCGTGGACGCGCTGGGCCGCGATATCTTCAGCCGCATCCTCATGGGCGCGCGGATTTCGCTCGTCACCGGCTTCGTGTCGGTGGTGCTGGGTGCCGCCGTGGGTACTTTCCTGGGGCTGATGGCGGGTTATTACGAAGGGTGGTGGGAACGCATCAGCATGCGTCTTTCCGACGTGCTGCTGGCCTTTCCGGGCATGCTGCTGGCCATCGGCGTGGTGGCCATCCTGGGGTCCAGCATGGTCAATGTGGTGGTGGCCGTGGCGGTGTTCAGCGTGCCGGCCTTCGCCCGCCTGGTGCGCGGCAATACGCTGGCGATCAAGCATATGACCTACGTGGAAGCGGTGCGCAGCATCGGCGCCTCGGACTGGACCATCATCATGCGCCATATCCTGCCCGGGACGATTTCGCCCATCGTGGTCTACGGCACCATGCGTATCGGCACCTCCATCATCACCGCGGCCAGCCTGTCCTTCCTGGGCATGGGCGCGCAGCCGCCGACGCCGGAGTGGGGCGCGATGCTGAACGAGGCGCGCGCGGACATGGTGACTTCGCCGCATATCGCGGTGTTCCCGGCACTGGCGATCTTCTTCACCGTGCTGGCGTTCAATCTGCTGGGCGACGGCTTGCGCGACGCCCTGGATCCGAAGATAGACCGGCGCTAGGCATATGGACGCGCAGCCTGGTTTTCCCCGCGTCGGCACGCTGCCGTGCGGGCCGCTCGATTCCCTCTGCGACGTCGCCGGCGTGACCGTCGGCCATGCCACGCTGGCGCGCGGGGCCTTGCAGACCGGCGTGACGGTCGTGCGCCCGCATGCGGGCGACCTCTACCGCGACAAGGTGCCGGCCGCCGCCAGCGTGCTGAACGGCTTCGGCAAGAGCGTGGGCCTGGTGCAGGTGGAAGAGCTCGGTGTGCTGGAAACCCCCATCGCGCTGACCAATACCTTCGCGGTCGGTACCGTGGCCAATGCCCAGATACGCCAGGCGGTGGCCGCCAATGCGCAGATCGGCCGGGACTGGCCCACGGTGAACCCGCTGGTGTTCGAATGCAATGACGGTTATCTGAACGACATCCAGGCCATGGCGGTCACCGAAGCCGACTATGTGGCCGCGTTCGACGACGCGGGGCCGCATTGCGCGCAGGGTGCCGTCGGCGCCGGCCGCGGCATGTCCTGCTTCGGCTTCAAGGGCGGCATCGGCAGCGCATCGCGGCGCACGCGCCAGGTCGAAGGGCGCTCGTGGATGGTGGGGGCGCTGGTCCTGGCCAATTTTGGCCGGCAGCCGCTGCTGACCGTCGCGGGCCGGCCGTTCGGCCGGTGGCTGGAACAGGCGCGGGCCGAGGGCGGGCAGGCGGCATCCGCCGGCGGCACGCGATCGGCGCACGCCGTCGATGGGCAACCGGCGCGGGCGGGTGATGGGCAGTCGGCGTCCCCGGACGCGGCGCGATCGGCCTTCTTCGGGGAGGCCCAACAGGGCCAGGCTGGACTCGGGCCGGCTGTCCCCGGCACCCCCGCGGCGGAGGACGATGCGGAAAAAGGCTCCATCATCCTGCTGCTCGCCACCGACGCGCCGCTGGACGCGCGCCAGCTGCGCCGCCTGTCGCTGCGGGCCGGCGCCGGGCTGGCCCGCACCGGTTCGGTGTTCGGCCACGGCAGCGGCGACATCGCGCTGGCGTTTTCCACGGCCTACACGGTGCCGCACCTGGCGCAGCGGGCCATGCCGGCCGTCGCCATGCTGCATGAGGCGCGCATCGACCCGCTGTTCGAGGCGGCCGCCGAAGCGATAGAACAAGCCATCCTGCACGGCTTGTGGCACGCGGAAAGCGTCACCGGCCGCGACGGCCACCGGCGCCTGGGCGTGCGCGATGCCATCCCGGCGTGGCAACAATGGCTGGACCGCCGCGCCTGATTTTCGTGGCCGACGACGCCGCCCGGCCCAGGCGGGCCGTCGTGGCGAGCCGGCACCCGCGTCCGCGCGGCCGCTCTTGCCGGTCGGCGGGCACCATTGATCTTCCTTTCCTGATCGAGCAACCATGCGCATCCTGATTTCCACCGACATCGAAGGCGTTGCCGGCGTCTTCCATTCCCAGCAGGTCACCGCCGGCAATTCCGAATACGAACGCGCGCGCGCCTGGATGACGGGCGAAGCCAATGCGGCCGTCGCGGGCGCCTTCGAAGGCGGCGCCGACGACGTGCTGGTCAACGACTCCCATGGCGGCTACCGCAACTTGCTGCCCGACGGCATCGACGAGCGCGCTCGCCTCGTGCTGGGCAAGCCGCGCTACCTGGGCATGGTCGGCGGGCTGGAGGAAGCTTGCGACGCCGTGTTCATGATCGGCTACCACTCGCGCGCCCAGGGCCGCGGCGTGCTGGCGCACACCATCAACGGTTTTTCCTTCGCCAAGGTGCGCATCAACGGCATGGAGCTGGGCGAGGCGGGCCTGTACGGCGCGTTGGCGGGCGAGCTCGGCGTACCGGTGGCCATGGCCAGCGGGGACGACGTATTCATCGGCGAAACCCGGGAGCTCTTTCCGGGGGCGGTCTGGGTGCAGACCAAGATCGCGCGGGGTCAGGGCAGCGGGGTATCGCTGTCGCCCGCGGCCGCGCGGGCCGCCATCCGCGAGGCCGCGCGCCAGGCCATGGACAATATCGGCACGCTCAAGCCGTTGCGTATCGAACCGCCTATAGAATGCGTCCTGCAGACCCAGAATTCGGCCCTGGCCGATCTGTTCTGCACCTGGCCCGCGCTGGAGCGCGTGGACGGCGTGACGCTGCGCTTCACCACCGATAGCATGCAAGCCGCCATCCGCACGCTGAACAGCCTGGCCGCCATGTCTTTCATGCTGCGCTGAAAACGCGCCCAAGGATTCCGATGTCGCATACCGACGCCCGTATCGCCGCGCTGCGCCAGGCCATGGCCGCCCGCGGCTTGTCCGCCTACGTCGTCCCCTCCGCCGACCCGCATTTGTCCGAATACCTGCCGGCGCGCTGGCAGGGGCGGCAATGGCTGTCCGGCTTCACCGGGTCGGTAGGCACCCTGGTCGTCACGGCGGATTTCGCGGGCCTGTGGGTGGACAGCCGCTATTGGGTCCAGGCCGAAGCGCAGCTCGCGGGCACCTGCGTCACGCTGATGAAGCTGGGGGATCCCGGCGTGCCCGCGCATCCCGAGTGGCTGCGCGATCACTGCGGCGCCCTTGTGGCGGCACCAGGTGCTTCCGCGGCATCCCTCGCGCCGTCGCCCGCGCCCGCCGAGGCTGGGCAGGCGGACCCGTCCGCCGGACGCGGGGCCGCCGGCGCCATCGTCGGGGCCGATGGCCAGGTCCTGTCCCTGGCGGCCCATCGGGCCTTGTCCGAGGCAGTGTCGGCCGCGGGTGGCAGCCTGGACATCGGGCATGACCTGCTGGCGGAAATCTGGCCGGACCGCCCGGGGCTGCCGACGGCGCCGGTGCGGGAACACCTGCCGCCGTACGCCTGCGTGGCGCGCGCCGACAAACTCGCGCGTGTACGCGCCGCCATGAAGGCCAAGGGAGCGACCGCGCACGCGATCAGTTCCCTGGACGACGTGGCCTGGCTCTTCAACCTGCGGGGCGCCGACGTCGACTACAACCCGGTCTTCGTGGCGCATGCCCTGGTGCTGCCGGATCGGGCAGAGCTGTTCACGGCCCCCGGCAAGATCGATGCGGCCCTGGCCGGCCGCCTGGCCGCGGACGGCGTGGCGGTGCGCCCCTATGAGGCCTACGCCGCCGCGCTGGCGGCGCTGCCCGCCGACGCCGCCGTCCTGGTCGACCCGGCCCGTACGACGGTCGGCGTGCTGGCGGCCCTGCCGGCGCGGGCGCGCAGGGTGGAAGCGATCAATCCCAGCACCCTGGCCAAGTCCCGCAAGACCGACGAGGAACTGGTCCACGTCCGCGCCGTCATGGAGCAGGACGGCGCTGCCCTGTGCGAATTCTTCGCCTGGTTCCAGGCGGCGGTCGGCCGCGAACGCATCACCGAGCTGACCATAGACGAAAAACTGTCCGCGGCCCGCGCCCGCCGGCCGGGCTTCGTGTCGCTCAGCTTCGGCACCATCGCGGCGTACAACGCCAACGGCGCCATGCCGCATTACCGCGCCACCCCCGAATCGCATGCGGTCATCGAGGGCGACGGCCTGCTCCTGATCGATTCCGGCGGCCAGTACGAGGGCGGGACGACCGATATCACCCGGGTGATGGCGGTCGGTACGCCCTCGGCGGAACAGAAGCGCGATTTCACGCTGGTCCTCAAGGGCATGATCGCGCTGTCGCGCGCCCGCTTCCCGCGCGGCGTCCTCTCGCCCATGCTGGACGCCATCGCCCGCGCCCCCATCTGGGAGGGCGGGGCGGAATACGGCCACGGCACCGGCCACGGCGTGGGCTATTTCATGAATGTCCACGAAGGGCCGCAAGTGATTTCGCATCGCGCGCCGGTGTCGCCGCATACCGCCATGGAGCCGGGCATGATCACCTCCAACGAGCCGGGCATCTATCGCCCCGGACGCTGGGGCGTGCGGATCGAAAACCTGGTGTGCAACCGGCCCGCCCAGACCACCGAATTGGGTGAATTCCTGGCCTTCGAAACCTTGACGCTGTGTCCTATCGATACGGCTTGCATCCAGGCCGATCTGATGCGGCCGGACGAGCTCGCCTGGCTGGACGGCTATCACGCGCAGGTACGGGAACGGTTGCTGCCCCACGTGGACGGCGCCGCCCGCGACTGGCTGCTGGCGCGGACCCGGCCGCTGCGCCCCGGCGCCCACCCGGGCTAAGCCGGCGCGCCGGCGTTGTTACTTCGCGACGCCAGGGGAAATAGAAGGATTCGGCGGGCTGCCGGCTATAATCCAAATTTCCCGCACGCGCCCGGCCGCCCCGGGCGCTATTCACGATGACCAAATACGTATTTGTCACCGGCGGCGTGGTGTCTTCCCTGGGGAAAGGCATTGCCGCCGCGTCCCTTGGCGCGATCCTTGAATCGCGCGGTCTGCAAGTCACCCTGCTCAAGCTCGATCCCTACATCAACGTCGACCCCGGCACGATGAGCCCCTTCCAGCATGGCGAAGTGTTCGTCACGGAAGACGGCGCCGAAACCGACCTGGACCTGGGCCACTACGAGCGTTTCATTTCCACGCGCATGCGCAAGGTGAACAACTTCACCACCGGGCAGATCTACGAATCGGTACTGCGCAAGGAACGCCGGGGCGACTATCTGGGCAAGACGGTCCAGGTCATTCCGCACATCACCAATGAAATCCAGGACTTCATCGCGCGTGGCGCGGAGGCGTGCTGGGACGGGAACACCGATGTGGCCATCGTCGAAATCGGCGGTACCGTCGGTGATATCGAATCG
Proteins encoded in this region:
- a CDS encoding M55 family metallopeptidase, translated to MRILISTDIEGVAGVFHSQQVTAGNSEYERARAWMTGEANAAVAGAFEGGADDVLVNDSHGGYRNLLPDGIDERARLVLGKPRYLGMVGGLEEACDAVFMIGYHSRAQGRGVLAHTINGFSFAKVRINGMELGEAGLYGALAGELGVPVAMASGDDVFIGETRELFPGAVWVQTKIARGQGSGVSLSPAAARAAIREAARQAMDNIGTLKPLRIEPPIECVLQTQNSALADLFCTWPALERVDGVTLRFTTDSMQAAIRTLNSLAAMSFMLR
- the gsiD gene encoding glutathione ABC transporter permease GsiD — translated: MTQLDNTAAASAATATVPAAAEAVRTPFSEFWRKFKKQHLALAAGIFVLLLILVAAFAPWIVPFDAENYFDYDNLNAGPSLMHWLGVDALGRDIFSRILMGARISLVTGFVSVVLGAAVGTFLGLMAGYYEGWWERISMRLSDVLLAFPGMLLAIGVVAILGSSMVNVVVAVAVFSVPAFARLVRGNTLAIKHMTYVEAVRSIGASDWTIIMRHILPGTISPIVVYGTMRIGTSIITAASLSFLGMGAQPPTPEWGAMLNEARADMVTSPHIAVFPALAIFFTVLAFNLLGDGLRDALDPKIDRR
- a CDS encoding aminopeptidase P family protein, with product MSHTDARIAALRQAMAARGLSAYVVPSADPHLSEYLPARWQGRQWLSGFTGSVGTLVVTADFAGLWVDSRYWVQAEAQLAGTCVTLMKLGDPGVPAHPEWLRDHCGALVAAPGASAASLAPSPAPAEAGQADPSAGRGAAGAIVGADGQVLSLAAHRALSEAVSAAGGSLDIGHDLLAEIWPDRPGLPTAPVREHLPPYACVARADKLARVRAAMKAKGATAHAISSLDDVAWLFNLRGADVDYNPVFVAHALVLPDRAELFTAPGKIDAALAGRLAADGVAVRPYEAYAAALAALPADAAVLVDPARTTVGVLAALPARARRVEAINPSTLAKSRKTDEELVHVRAVMEQDGAALCEFFAWFQAAVGRERITELTIDEKLSAARARRPGFVSLSFGTIAAYNANGAMPHYRATPESHAVIEGDGLLLIDSGGQYEGGTTDITRVMAVGTPSAEQKRDFTLVLKGMIALSRARFPRGVLSPMLDAIARAPIWEGGAEYGHGTGHGVGYFMNVHEGPQVISHRAPVSPHTAMEPGMITSNEPGIYRPGRWGVRIENLVCNRPAQTTELGEFLAFETLTLCPIDTACIQADLMRPDELAWLDGYHAQVRERLLPHVDGAARDWLLARTRPLRPGAHPG
- a CDS encoding DmpA family aminopeptidase, translating into MDAQPGFPRVGTLPCGPLDSLCDVAGVTVGHATLARGALQTGVTVVRPHAGDLYRDKVPAAASVLNGFGKSVGLVQVEELGVLETPIALTNTFAVGTVANAQIRQAVAANAQIGRDWPTVNPLVFECNDGYLNDIQAMAVTEADYVAAFDDAGPHCAQGAVGAGRGMSCFGFKGGIGSASRRTRQVEGRSWMVGALVLANFGRQPLLTVAGRPFGRWLEQARAEGGQAASAGGTRSAHAVDGQPARAGDGQSASPDAARSAFFGEAQQGQAGLGPAVPGTPAAEDDAEKGSIILLLATDAPLDARQLRRLSLRAGAGLARTGSVFGHGSGDIALAFSTAYTVPHLAQRAMPAVAMLHEARIDPLFEAAAEAIEQAILHGLWHAESVTGRDGHRRLGVRDAIPAWQQWLDRRA
- the gsiC gene encoding glutathione ABC transporter permease GsiC encodes the protein MLTYIVKRLLGMIPTLLLVIAVVFMFVHMLPGDPARLAAGQEADEQTVQLVRQELGLDLPLPQQFVRYFTHMLHGDLGVSLRSKRPVSTEITDRFMPTLLLTLTSMVWSVLFGMIIGVASAVWRNRWPDRLGMTLAVSGISFPAFALGMMLMQVFSVELGWLPTIGAASWKHYILPSITLGAAVAAVMARFTRASFVEVIQEDFVRTARAKGLAESVVVAKHTLRNALIPVVTMMGLQFGFLLGGSIVVETVFSWPGLGALLVDAVTQRDYPVIQGLVLLFSLEFILINLVVDVLYGVINPSIRYK